The following are from one region of the Hippocampus zosterae strain Florida chromosome 9, ASM2543408v3, whole genome shotgun sequence genome:
- the prph gene encoding peripherin — MSHSSMHSSTSYRRTFGSPHPISMSSYSNVSSRPTVSGGRYMRSVSPMVSSRSTTYHQQRSRPSVHPQRLTYDKVDFTMAEAINQEFLTTRSNEKAELQELNDRFASFIEKVRYLEQQNGALTQELTQYKGQLQSGQPNRATEIFQDELRELRRQMDAIGKERDQYQLERDNLAEDLGLLKQRLDEEAQKRADAENNLAAFRKDVDDATLSRLELERKIESLMDEIEFLKKMHDEEIQDVQVSVQTQQLRMEVDHTTRPDLTGALRDIRAQYESIAMKNMEESEEWYKSKFADLTESAKRNGDALKQAKQEATESRRQIQSLNCEIDALKNTNEALLRQMRDMEDQFANEIANSQDNVGRLEDEIRHLKDEMARHLREYQDLLNVKMALDIEIATYRKLLEGEESRITMPILNIGMTNHLGERDYEPRRESGTKRTVVIKTVETRDGEVVKESKRETERDSGHIDKDDKDN; from the exons ATGAGCCATTCTTCCATGCATTCCTCCACTTCCTACAGGCGCACCTTCGGGAGCCCGCATCCCATCTCTATGTCGTCCTACTCCAATGTGTCCTCTCGTCCGACTGTCTCCGGAGGTCGCTACATGCGCTCCGTGTCACCCATGGTGTCCTCCCGCTCCACCACCTACCACCAACAGCGTTCCCGACCTAGCGTCCATCCCCAACGCCTCACCTATGACAAGGTGGATTTTACCATGGCTGAGGCCATCAATCAGGAGTTCCTCACCACCCGCAGCAACGAGAAGGCCGAGCTGCAGGAACTCAACGACCGCTTCGCCAGCTTCATCGAGAAGGTGCGCTACCTGGAGCAGCAGAATGGCGCGCTGACGCAGGAGCTGACCCAATACAAAGGCCAGCTGCAATCCGGCCAGCCCAACCGTGCCACCGAGATCTTCCAGGATGAGCTGAGGGAGTTGCGGCGCCAGATGGACGCCATCGGCAAGGAAAGGGACCAGTATCAGCTGGAGAGGGACAACCTGGCTGAGGACCTGGGCCTGCTGAAGCAGAG GCTGGATGAAGAAGCCCAGAAGAGGGCAGATGCTGAGAATAACCTTGCAGCCTTCCGCAAG GATGTGGACGATGCCACGTTGTCCCGTCTGGAGCTGGAGAGGAAGATTGAGTCCCTGATGGATGAAATTGAATTCCTCAAGAAGATGCACGATGAA GAAATCCAAGACGTTCAAGTGAGTGTGCAGACCCAGCAACTGAGGATGGAGGTGGATCacaccacccgaccagaccttACTGGTGCTCTGAGGGACATCAGGGCCCAGTATGAGAGCATTGCAATGAAGAACATGGAGGAATCTGAGGAATGGTACAAGTCCAAG TTTGCAGATTTGACTGAATCTGCAAAGCGAAATGGTGATGCTCTGAAGCAGGCCAAGCAGGAGGCCACAGAGTCCAGGAGGCAGATCCAGTCCCTGAACTGTGAGATTGATGCATTGAAGAACACG AATGAAGCGCTCCTGAGGCAAATGCGTGACATGGAGGACCAATTTGCCAATGAAATCGCTAACTCCCAAGACAACGTCGGCAGACTGGAAGACGAGATCCGCCACCTGAAGGACGAGATGGCTCGCCATCTCCGGGAATACCAGGACCTTCTCAATGTCAAGATGGCTCTGGACATTGAAATTGCCACTTATCGTAAACTGCTGGAGGGTGAGGAGAGCAG GATCACCATGCCGATCCTCAAtattggcatgacaaatcacctTGGTGAACGTG ATTATGAACCCAGACGAGAGAGTGGCACCAAGAGGACTGTGGTGATAAAGACAGTTGAGACTAGAGACGGAGAG GTGGTGAAGGAATCCAAGAGGGAGACGGAGAGAGATTCAGGCCACATTGATAAAGATGACAAGGACAACTGA